One window of the Paenibacillus beijingensis genome contains the following:
- the solA gene encoding N-methyl-L-tryptophan oxidase: MRTYDVIIVGAGSMGMSAGYYLAKRGLKTLLLDAFDPPHTEGSHHGEPRLIRHAYSGGPAYISLALRAHRLWDELEGESGEQLLEARGVLNMADPEQYSYRTRAKEAAGFGIPVEMLDAVEVRKRWPGINLPDHYEAMYEPTAGYLYSEKCVAAYRRLALAAGAELLPYTPVERIAVEAGGSASVHTRSGVFHADRVIVSAGAWFWALEPFVKLPIRAVRKAVGWFEAKEELFAEQRFPGFTFGGPGGGYYGFPSIGGAGVKIGRHDGGNEWRPGEPLEPFGSYSSDEGDLRSTLEAYMPQAAGKLLRGAVCKYELTPDESFIIDRHPEHPGVLLAGGFSGHGFKFASAVGEILADLAEKGKTGHDISLFALARFDKETVA, from the coding sequence ATTCGTACCTACGATGTCATTATCGTCGGAGCGGGATCGATGGGCATGAGCGCGGGATATTATTTGGCGAAGCGCGGCTTAAAGACGCTGTTGCTCGACGCGTTCGATCCACCGCATACCGAAGGCAGCCACCACGGGGAGCCCCGCCTGATCCGGCACGCTTATTCCGGAGGCCCGGCTTACATTTCGCTGGCGCTCCGTGCGCACCGGCTGTGGGATGAGCTGGAGGGGGAGTCCGGTGAGCAACTGCTCGAGGCGCGGGGAGTTCTTAATATGGCCGACCCGGAGCAATATTCGTACCGGACTCGGGCAAAGGAAGCCGCTGGTTTCGGAATACCGGTTGAAATGCTGGATGCTGTCGAAGTCCGTAAACGCTGGCCAGGCATTAATCTTCCGGATCATTATGAAGCGATGTACGAACCGACAGCCGGCTATTTATACAGCGAGAAATGCGTCGCCGCTTACCGGCGGCTCGCATTGGCGGCGGGCGCGGAGCTGCTGCCGTACACGCCCGTGGAGCGGATTGCTGTTGAGGCTGGCGGCAGCGCAAGCGTTCATACCCGAAGCGGAGTATTTCATGCGGATCGGGTTATCGTAAGCGCCGGAGCCTGGTTCTGGGCGCTGGAGCCGTTTGTGAAGCTGCCGATCCGCGCGGTGCGCAAGGCGGTCGGCTGGTTTGAAGCGAAGGAGGAGCTGTTCGCTGAGCAGCGGTTCCCCGGTTTTACGTTCGGCGGTCCTGGAGGCGGCTATTACGGGTTTCCGAGCATCGGCGGCGCCGGCGTCAAAATCGGCCGCCACGACGGCGGCAACGAATGGCGGCCGGGCGAGCCGCTGGAGCCGTTCGGCAGCTATTCGTCCGACGAAGGCGATTTGCGCAGTACGCTGGAAGCGTATATGCCGCAGGCGGCAGGCAAACTGCTGCGCGGAGCGGTATGCAAGTATGAATTGACGCCGGACGAGAGTTTCATTATCGACCGGCATCCGGAGCATCCAGGGGTGCTGCTGGCGGGAGGTTTTTCGGGACACGGTTTCAAATTTGCAAGCGCGGTCGGCGAAATATTGGCCGATCTGGCCGAGAAAGGGAAGACCGGGCACGATATTTCCCTTTTTGCCCTTGCCCGCTTTGACAAAGAAACGGTTGCATAG
- a CDS encoding amidohydrolase, whose amino-acid sequence MAHYTEINETEGSLLEQKLVAIRRHLHQYPELSNEEIKTTASIRTWLEEADIRILDYPLRTGLIAEIRGAGEGPVVALRADIDALPVEEETGLPFASKVPGNMHACGHDFHTAAIIGAAYLLKRRQAEWNGTVRLLFQPAEEKAKGAQELIRIGALDGVSAVLGMHNKPELPVGTIGIKEGPLMAAADGFVVEVDGIGSHAAVPEAGLDPIVTAAHIVTALQAVVSRSVGPLQSAVISVTKLHSGTAWNVIPDKAILEGTVRTFDESVRTTVLERFKQVVDGVAAAYGTTASLRWIQGPPPVINDAGLAEVGAETARSLGYEAVVPVPSPAGEDFAFYQREVPGLFVFVGTESSREWHHAAFDVDERALPVAANFFAALAEQVLAKLSRERGE is encoded by the coding sequence ATGGCGCATTACACTGAAATTAACGAGACCGAAGGAAGCTTGTTGGAGCAAAAGCTTGTTGCCATCCGCCGTCATCTGCATCAATATCCGGAGCTGTCCAACGAGGAAATCAAGACGACCGCCTCGATCCGGACATGGCTGGAGGAAGCGGATATCCGGATATTGGATTATCCGCTGCGCACCGGGCTGATCGCGGAAATACGCGGCGCCGGCGAAGGGCCCGTCGTCGCCCTGAGGGCGGACATTGATGCGCTGCCGGTCGAAGAAGAGACGGGGCTTCCGTTCGCTTCCAAAGTTCCCGGAAATATGCACGCATGCGGGCATGATTTTCATACCGCAGCCATTATCGGAGCGGCGTATCTGCTCAAGCGGCGGCAGGCGGAATGGAACGGAACCGTCCGGCTTCTGTTTCAGCCGGCCGAGGAGAAAGCGAAAGGCGCGCAGGAGCTGATCCGCATCGGTGCGCTCGACGGGGTTAGCGCCGTGCTTGGGATGCACAACAAGCCAGAGCTTCCGGTCGGAACGATCGGCATCAAGGAAGGGCCGCTGATGGCGGCCGCGGACGGATTTGTCGTGGAGGTTGACGGCATCGGTTCGCATGCGGCGGTGCCGGAGGCGGGCCTGGATCCGATTGTGACGGCGGCGCATATCGTGACGGCGCTGCAGGCTGTTGTCAGCCGCAGCGTCGGTCCGCTGCAAAGCGCGGTGATCAGCGTGACGAAGCTGCACAGCGGCACAGCCTGGAACGTCATTCCCGACAAGGCGATCCTGGAAGGGACGGTGCGCACCTTTGATGAATCCGTCCGGACAACGGTGCTGGAGCGGTTCAAGCAGGTCGTCGACGGCGTTGCGGCCGCTTACGGCACAACCGCTTCGCTCCGCTGGATTCAAGGCCCCCCGCCGGTCATCAACGACGCCGGTTTGGCGGAGGTGGGGGCGGAGACGGCGCGCAGCCTGGGTTACGAGGCCGTCGTGCCGGTGCCGTCGCCTGCCGGTGAGGACTTCGCCTTTTACCAGCGGGAAGTTCCGGGATTGTTCGTTTTTGTCGGCACGGAAAGCAGCCGCGAGTGGCACCATGCGGCGTTTGACGTCGATGAACGCGCGCTGCCGGTAGCGGCGAATTTCTTTGCCGCTCTCGCCGAGCAAGTGCTTGCAAAGCTTTCGCGCGAGCGTGGCGAGTAA
- a CDS encoding LLM class flavin-dependent oxidoreductase produces MGIQFSILDQTPVYDGETAEEAFSHTVALVQKAEQLGYHRFWVSEHHDSQQVAGSSPEVLISYLLAKTSRIRIGSGGVMLQHYSPYKVAENFNVLASLAPGRVELGIGRAPGGLPGSTQALQRGVGDPASLSDKIAELRQFITNNLADDHPLAGLKANPNPLRPADIYVLGTSSGSAEIAAGQGLPYVFSQFINSDETAALQAFDVYRSKFNGANGAVPRPILALSVIVADTDEEAAQLAGDHKLVKIHLASGKTLTVGSLEHAEEFGRQSSEAYTLEVKEPEITKGSKETVRKKLLQLQAKFGVSEFIVTTSVKSFEKRIRSFELLKEAFAGVPADV; encoded by the coding sequence ATGGGGATTCAATTCAGTATTTTGGATCAAACGCCGGTTTACGATGGCGAAACGGCCGAGGAAGCGTTCAGCCATACGGTCGCGCTTGTTCAAAAGGCGGAGCAGCTAGGGTATCACCGCTTCTGGGTGTCGGAGCACCACGATTCGCAGCAGGTGGCCGGGTCTTCGCCGGAAGTGCTCATCTCTTATTTGCTTGCCAAAACAAGCCGGATCCGGATCGGCTCCGGAGGCGTCATGCTGCAGCATTACAGCCCTTATAAAGTGGCGGAAAATTTCAATGTGCTCGCCTCGCTCGCACCGGGCAGAGTCGAACTGGGCATCGGACGCGCGCCGGGCGGGCTGCCGGGTTCCACACAGGCGCTGCAGCGGGGCGTTGGCGATCCGGCATCGCTGTCCGACAAAATCGCGGAGCTGAGGCAGTTCATTACGAACAATCTCGCGGACGACCATCCGCTTGCGGGCTTGAAGGCAAATCCGAATCCGCTGCGTCCCGCCGATATTTACGTGCTCGGAACAAGCTCAGGCAGCGCCGAAATCGCCGCCGGGCAGGGACTTCCTTATGTATTCTCGCAATTCATTAACAGCGATGAAACCGCCGCTTTGCAGGCGTTCGACGTGTACCGCAGCAAATTCAACGGCGCAAATGGCGCCGTTCCGCGCCCGATCCTGGCACTGTCCGTCATCGTGGCGGACACCGATGAGGAAGCGGCCCAGCTGGCCGGCGACCATAAGCTGGTTAAAATCCATCTGGCGAGCGGAAAAACGCTCACCGTCGGCTCGCTGGAGCATGCCGAGGAATTCGGCCGGCAGTCGAGCGAAGCATACACGCTCGAGGTAAAGGAGCCGGAAATTACGAAAGGCTCCAAAGAAACGGTAAGGAAGAAGCTGCTGCAGCTGCAGGCCAAATTCGGCGTGTCGGAATTTATCGTTACGACGTCGGTCAAATCGTTTGAAAAGCGGATTCGGTCGTTCGAGCTGCTGAAGGAGGCTTTTGCGGGCGTGCCGGCGGACGTCTAG
- a CDS encoding LysR family transcriptional regulator translates to MNIENIEAFVYVNHYGSFNKAAEILFLSQPSVTARIQTLERELDCRLFDRLGKQIHLTEKGKQFLPYAQQIMHTFQKGKLHIQNRTSVPHELRIGATVSVSNYLIPEILPAFRREYPQINIKLITGTTDCLVEKLHNSEIDIGFVRKVVHPTIQSYKFYEDPIRLYVYEDHPFNDSEDVTIEEVSRQPLVFFECGSLDWMRVHRAFENLDHPPDIQYQVDNSETAKKLVLRRAGICFLPELVVRHEVREGRLHPIEISEVSGVSLQTNLIAMQGENPLFIDSLLKIGKTLAN, encoded by the coding sequence GTGAACATCGAAAATATCGAAGCTTTTGTTTATGTCAACCATTACGGAAGCTTTAACAAGGCTGCGGAAATACTGTTTTTGTCTCAGCCTTCCGTTACGGCTCGCATTCAGACTTTGGAGCGCGAACTGGACTGCAGGCTGTTCGACAGACTCGGAAAGCAGATCCATTTAACCGAAAAAGGGAAGCAGTTTCTCCCCTATGCACAGCAGATCATGCATACGTTCCAGAAAGGCAAGCTGCATATTCAGAACCGGACCAGCGTACCGCACGAGCTCCGGATTGGAGCGACGGTATCGGTATCCAACTATCTCATTCCCGAAATTTTGCCGGCGTTCAGGCGGGAATACCCGCAAATCAATATCAAGCTCATTACCGGTACGACCGACTGCCTGGTGGAAAAGCTCCACAACAGCGAAATCGATATCGGCTTCGTGCGCAAAGTCGTCCATCCGACGATTCAATCGTATAAATTTTATGAAGACCCGATCCGGCTTTATGTTTACGAAGACCATCCGTTCAATGATAGTGAAGACGTGACGATCGAGGAGGTGTCTCGCCAGCCGCTGGTATTTTTCGAATGCGGTTCATTGGACTGGATGCGGGTTCACCGCGCCTTCGAAAATCTCGACCATCCGCCCGACATCCAGTATCAGGTCGACAACTCCGAGACGGCCAAGAAGCTTGTGCTGCGGCGGGCGGGCATCTGTTTTTTGCCGGAGCTGGTCGTTCGGCATGAAGTCCGGGAAGGGCGGCTGCATCCGATCGAGATCTCCGAAGTATCGGGCGTCAGCCTGCAAACCAACCTGATCGCGATGCAGGGCGAAAATCCGCTGTTTATCGATTCCTTGCTCAAAATCGGCAAAACGCTTGCTAATTAA
- a CDS encoding GNAT family N-acetyltransferase, whose translation MGMDAGLVVRDALPQEGETVAAILLEAYGQYESELPADRWMLYQEAIRASVHSEAPLAKIVAVLDGEIAGSVQLFRTSHEAYGLDELDIQAPFIRYLAVPPRFRGHGIATALIADAARRTAGQGATWLHLHTSDMMRSAVTLYERLGFERATNTDFHSGETLVKGYKLDLSKSGIFVR comes from the coding sequence ATGGGAATGGATGCGGGTCTGGTCGTTCGGGATGCACTGCCCCAGGAAGGCGAAACGGTTGCCGCCATTTTGCTGGAGGCCTACGGGCAATATGAATCGGAGCTGCCTGCCGACAGATGGATGCTCTATCAGGAAGCAATCCGGGCATCTGTACATAGCGAAGCGCCTCTTGCCAAAATCGTCGCCGTGCTGGATGGCGAAATTGCGGGCAGCGTCCAGCTTTTCCGAACCTCCCACGAGGCATACGGGCTGGATGAGCTGGACATTCAGGCTCCGTTCATCCGCTACCTGGCCGTACCGCCCCGCTTCCGGGGACACGGAATCGCGACGGCGCTAATCGCCGACGCAGCCCGGCGAACCGCCGGCCAAGGCGCCACCTGGCTGCATCTGCATACGTCGGATATGATGCGGTCTGCCGTCACGCTGTATGAGCGGCTCGGCTTCGAACGCGCAACCAATACCGATTTTCATAGCGGAGAGACGCTCGTGAAGGGGTATAAGCTGGACTTGAGCAAAAGCGGCATTTTTGTTCGCTAA
- a CDS encoding cysteine hydrolase family protein, translating into MNADTALLVIDVQVGMFPETDPVYAGEVLLERIRGLIAKARACAVPIIYVQHNEDVGEPLESNSPAWNIHPMIAPHVEDTIIQKYTPDSFHETNLQHELAGKGIKKLVLTGIQTDLCVNATCRRACTLGYEVIVAKDAHSTWSQGNLSAVEIINQYNDLFGTFAKTEESANIEFCTRS; encoded by the coding sequence ATGAACGCTGATACGGCTTTGCTGGTTATTGATGTTCAGGTAGGCATGTTCCCGGAAACGGACCCGGTATATGCAGGTGAGGTACTCCTGGAGCGGATTAGAGGTCTCATCGCGAAGGCGCGAGCCTGTGCGGTTCCGATCATTTATGTTCAACACAATGAAGACGTGGGAGAACCTCTCGAATCAAACAGCCCTGCATGGAATATCCACCCTATGATCGCGCCTCATGTCGAGGATACCATCATTCAAAAGTACACCCCGGACTCGTTCCATGAAACGAATCTTCAACACGAATTGGCCGGCAAAGGGATAAAAAAACTTGTTCTGACGGGCATCCAGACTGATTTATGTGTAAACGCAACTTGCCGTCGTGCATGTACTTTAGGGTACGAAGTTATTGTTGCAAAAGACGCACACAGTACGTGGAGCCAAGGAAATCTTAGCGCAGTGGAAATCATTAACCAATACAACGACCTGTTTGGTACGTTTGCGAAGACCGAAGAGTCGGCAAACATCGAGTTTTGTACGCGGTCTTAG
- a CDS encoding HIT family protein, whose translation MPLDELHQLQGYNLVWNTNKAAGQHLFHSHLHVIPHFEDEPLTAGKDLRSFINGVKENKRNV comes from the coding sequence ATGCCTCTTGACGAGTTACATCAACTTCAAGGATACAATCTGGTTTGGAATACGAATAAGGCGGCTGGACAACATTTATTCCATTCTCACCTGCATGTTATACCACATTTTGAGGATGAGCCTTTAACAGCTGGAAAAGACCTAAGAAGTTTTATCAATGGAGTGAAGGAAAACAAACGGAATGTTTAA
- a CDS encoding alpha/beta fold hydrolase — translation MAIEISKLNTSKGKLQYNISGNGKPNIIFINGGSGPIEGWMNILPEISESSSVFSYNRFGVSGSDKPQEPKDGLTIVETLREALKIVGFEPPFLLVGHSLGGLYANLYARRYPNEVAGIVFLESSHPKDIRLDQYQGKVVKTINKLFSIFDFLSPHKKFNEVHFVEKTVEQIHAIDRFPDIPIYVITGGKKNRMMPEEVRKKRLEHQLELLSLSRQSKHIPAEKSGHFPQFSEPRVVIDAIKDCVEQIKQTT, via the coding sequence TTGGCAATAGAGATATCTAAATTGAATACATCAAAAGGGAAGTTGCAATATAATATTAGCGGGAACGGTAAACCGAATATCATATTCATTAACGGAGGTTCTGGACCTATTGAAGGTTGGATGAATATACTGCCCGAAATTTCGGAATCATCATCCGTATTTTCCTATAATCGTTTTGGTGTTTCGGGTAGTGATAAGCCGCAAGAACCCAAAGATGGACTAACGATTGTCGAAACGTTACGGGAGGCATTAAAAATCGTAGGATTTGAACCTCCATTCTTGCTGGTTGGACATTCATTAGGAGGATTATATGCAAATTTATATGCCCGGCGTTACCCAAACGAAGTGGCTGGCATTGTCTTTTTAGAATCCAGCCATCCGAAAGATATTCGCCTTGATCAATATCAAGGTAAAGTAGTAAAAACAATTAACAAGTTGTTCTCGATCTTTGATTTCTTGTCTCCCCATAAAAAATTCAATGAAGTTCATTTTGTTGAAAAAACGGTGGAACAAATCCATGCAATCGATCGTTTTCCCGACATACCTATATATGTAATTACTGGTGGGAAAAAAAATCGTATGATGCCGGAGGAAGTTCGTAAAAAACGACTAGAGCATCAGTTGGAACTACTATCATTGTCCAGACAAAGCAAACATATTCCTGCTGAAAAAAGTGGACATTTTCCTCAATTTTCTGAGCCAAGGGTCGTCATTGATGCGATCAAAGATTGTGTCGAACAAATCAAACAAACCACATAA
- a CDS encoding DEAD/DEAH box helicase, protein MSFQITERIIQSLCGQSSYRKGEAYRRAGKVALTLGETGAERSVYEAAVKDNGSYRVTVEIRPDGNIAAECACSVHFSFDKYCKHVAAALQQIMVVQRFEETPDELLALKAPNGNASVNTEEMRLAGRVLNLFRYQPRPFSGTRALFESRMQLEAEFLVMPYLLGPRRNLLGIELKVGPGRRYVVPDIREFLSRFERGEEHAFSRHFTYDPARHCFAGAADAILARLIEVRRNEKLQREAAGALYTGEIGDTRTLPIPPYAWEAIAPKLVEAPLVKLQFGERIHEGVRFTDEPLPLQFEFDQSEDEGFQLAVRGLKDILILEAYGMALSEGRLVKLKPVECKRLAELQKIMKSNEAERIRIPARQMEPFMERVVPGLMKLGDVRITRPVSDRIVQSPLMARIYLDRVRERLLVGLEFQYGDIVINPLEDEGSRRGESRILIREGEKESRILELMEAVAFARTESGYFMQDEESEYEFLHHIVPQLEKMAKIYATSAVKERLYTGNPPPNISVDLDERTNWLEFRFQMDGIPESEIRDVIKSLAEKRKYHRLQDGALLPLETAEFQEMIRFLNEVGLPKGEVGSQFRLPVARGLHLLDARDRDRGGVVRLGKMVRRLLENLRNPDHLDFPVPKTLTPVLRDYQQFGYQWLKTLAHYRFGGILADDMGLGKTVQSIAFLVSVLPEIRARKQPALIVSPASLMYNWRNELRKFAPDIRAVIADGVKSERNAILKEAENADAVIVSYPLLRRDIVRYAEFSFHTLILDEAQAFKNDATQTAQAVKALRAEFRFALTGTPIENSLEELWSIFDAVFPGLYPNRKAFGELSRETIARRARPFLLRRLKSDVLQELPEKIESLQASELLPEQKKLYAAYLAKLRQETLKHLDEKDFQKNRIRILAGLTRLRQLCCHPALFIEDYAGSSAKLEQLLETIEDCRRAGRRLLIFSQFKEMLGLIGRELGYRGMPFFYLDGGTPASERVELCARFNEGEHDLFLISLKAGGTGLNLTGADTVVLYDLWWNPAVEQQAEDRAHRIGQKKVVQVIRLIAQGTVEEKMYELQQKKKSLIAEVIQPGEEALSALTEQDIRELLAIE, encoded by the coding sequence ATGAGCTTTCAAATTACCGAACGTATCATTCAATCGTTATGCGGCCAGAGCTCCTATCGGAAGGGCGAGGCATATCGTCGTGCCGGTAAAGTAGCGTTAACACTTGGCGAGACAGGAGCCGAGCGGTCGGTTTACGAAGCGGCCGTGAAGGACAACGGCAGCTACCGGGTCACGGTCGAGATTCGTCCGGACGGGAATATCGCGGCGGAATGCGCATGTTCCGTCCACTTCTCGTTCGATAAATATTGCAAGCACGTCGCCGCCGCGCTGCAGCAGATTATGGTCGTGCAACGATTCGAGGAGACGCCTGACGAACTATTGGCATTGAAAGCGCCGAACGGCAACGCTTCCGTAAATACGGAAGAAATGCGGCTGGCGGGCCGTGTGCTGAACTTGTTCAGGTACCAACCGCGTCCCTTCAGCGGCACTCGAGCCCTGTTTGAATCCCGAATGCAGCTGGAGGCGGAATTCCTTGTTATGCCATACTTGCTCGGCCCCCGCAGGAATTTGCTCGGGATCGAACTTAAGGTAGGACCCGGCAGGCGGTATGTCGTGCCAGACATCCGGGAGTTTCTCAGCCGGTTCGAACGCGGGGAAGAGCATGCCTTCTCCCGGCATTTTACGTACGATCCGGCTCGGCATTGCTTTGCCGGCGCCGCCGATGCGATTCTCGCTCGGCTCATCGAGGTTCGCCGCAACGAGAAGCTGCAGCGCGAAGCAGCGGGCGCTCTATATACGGGAGAAATCGGCGATACACGGACGCTGCCGATTCCTCCTTATGCCTGGGAAGCGATCGCTCCCAAGCTTGTCGAGGCACCGCTCGTCAAGCTGCAGTTCGGCGAGCGGATCCATGAAGGAGTTCGTTTTACGGACGAACCGCTTCCGCTGCAGTTTGAATTCGATCAGTCTGAGGACGAAGGCTTCCAGCTCGCCGTCCGCGGTCTGAAGGACATCCTCATTCTGGAAGCGTACGGAATGGCGCTGTCGGAAGGCCGCCTCGTCAAGCTGAAACCGGTTGAATGCAAACGGCTTGCAGAACTGCAGAAGATTATGAAAAGTAACGAGGCCGAACGGATCCGGATTCCGGCGCGACAGATGGAGCCTTTCATGGAACGGGTCGTCCCCGGCCTGATGAAGCTGGGCGACGTTCGTATCACGCGGCCCGTCTCGGACCGGATCGTGCAGTCTCCGCTGATGGCCCGCATCTATCTGGACCGCGTCCGCGAACGGCTTTTGGTCGGATTGGAGTTCCAGTACGGCGATATCGTCATCAATCCGCTTGAGGACGAAGGCTCGCGACGAGGGGAAAGCCGCATTCTCATCCGCGAAGGGGAAAAGGAATCGCGCATTCTGGAGCTGATGGAGGCGGTCGCCTTCGCCAGAACTGAGAGCGGCTACTTTATGCAGGACGAGGAAAGCGAGTACGAATTTCTGCATCATATCGTGCCGCAGCTGGAGAAGATGGCCAAGATCTATGCCACGTCCGCCGTCAAAGAGAGGCTGTACACCGGCAATCCTCCGCCGAACATCTCGGTAGACCTCGATGAGCGCACCAATTGGCTGGAATTTCGTTTCCAGATGGACGGCATTCCCGAATCGGAAATTCGCGACGTCATAAAGTCGCTGGCCGAGAAACGAAAATATCACCGGCTGCAGGACGGTGCGCTGCTTCCGCTGGAAACGGCGGAATTCCAGGAAATGATCCGCTTCCTGAACGAGGTCGGCCTGCCCAAGGGCGAAGTTGGTTCGCAATTCCGTCTTCCTGTCGCGCGCGGGCTGCATCTGCTGGATGCCCGCGATCGCGACAGAGGGGGCGTCGTCCGGCTGGGCAAGATGGTCCGGCGTCTGCTGGAAAATCTGCGCAACCCGGATCATCTCGATTTTCCCGTACCGAAGACGCTCACGCCCGTGCTGCGAGATTACCAGCAATTTGGCTACCAGTGGCTGAAGACGCTGGCCCATTACCGGTTCGGCGGCATTCTGGCCGACGATATGGGGCTAGGTAAGACGGTGCAGAGCATCGCCTTCCTCGTCTCCGTGCTGCCGGAGATCAGAGCCCGCAAACAGCCGGCCCTGATCGTTTCGCCCGCCTCGCTCATGTACAATTGGCGCAACGAGCTGCGCAAATTCGCGCCGGACATCCGGGCGGTCATCGCCGACGGCGTCAAATCCGAGCGGAACGCGATTCTGAAGGAAGCGGAGAACGCCGACGCCGTGATCGTCTCCTACCCGTTGCTGCGCCGGGATATCGTGCGTTACGCCGAGTTTTCGTTTCATACGCTGATTTTGGACGAGGCGCAGGCGTTCAAAAACGATGCCACCCAGACCGCACAGGCGGTGAAGGCGCTTCGTGCCGAGTTCCGGTTCGCTCTTACCGGAACGCCGATTGAGAATTCACTGGAGGAGTTATGGTCAATCTTCGATGCGGTATTTCCCGGATTATATCCGAACCGGAAGGCGTTCGGGGAGCTGTCACGAGAGACGATCGCGAGGCGAGCCCGCCCGTTTCTGCTGCGAAGGCTGAAGAGCGACGTACTGCAGGAGCTTCCGGAGAAGATTGAGTCACTTCAGGCGTCCGAGCTGCTGCCGGAGCAGAAGAAGCTGTATGCGGCTTATCTCGCCAAGCTTCGGCAGGAAACGTTAAAGCATCTGGACGAGAAAGACTTCCAAAAGAACCGGATTCGGATACTGGCCGGACTGACGCGGCTGCGCCAGCTTTGTTGTCACCCCGCCTTGTTCATCGAAGACTATGCGGGCAGCTCGGCCAAACTCGAACAGCTGCTGGAGACAATAGAAGATTGCCGCAGAGCTGGCAGGCGATTGCTCATATTCTCGCAGTTTAAGGAGATGCTTGGACTAATCGGTCGGGAACTTGGATATCGGGGCATGCCGTTCTTTTACCTGGACGGTGGCACGCCAGCTTCCGAGCGGGTCGAGCTTTGCGCTCGTTTCAACGAGGGAGAGCATGATCTGTTCCTAATCTCGTTGAAGGCCGGCGGTACCGGGTTGAACTTGACGGGCGCGGACACCGTTGTGCTGTATGACCTCTGGTGGAATCCCGCTGTGGAGCAGCAGGCCGAAGACCGAGCACATCGCATCGGACAGAAGAAGGTCGTGCAGGTAATCCGCCTTATCGCCCAAGGCACCGTAGAGGAGAAGATGTACGAGCTGCAGCAGAAGAAAAAGTCCTTGATTGCGGAAGTGATCCAGCCCGGCGAGGAGGCACTGTCTGCCCTCACCGAGCAGGATATCCGCGAGCTGCTGGCCATTGAATGA
- a CDS encoding D-2-hydroxyacid dehydrogenase: MNIVVLDGFTLNPGDLSWKDLETLGKVSIFDRTREEQIIERAQEAQIVLTNKTPLTAKTLSKLPALKYIGVLATGYNIVDFKAAKELGITVTNVPGYSTGSVAQLVFALLLELCNQVQLHSDSVRQGEWTQCIDFCYTKSPLIELQGKTLGIIGFGQTGKQVAAIARAFGMNVIAATRSNKVSPGYEYIKLTGMSELFEQSDAISLHCPQTAETQGLINSGNLERMKRSAFLINTARGGLVVEQDLADALNNGHIAGAGVDVLSTEPPQSDNPLLTASNCIITPHIAWATKEARARLLNIAIQNIAGYLENKPVNVIQ; the protein is encoded by the coding sequence ATGAACATTGTTGTGCTTGACGGATTTACATTGAATCCCGGAGATTTAAGCTGGAAAGACCTTGAAACGCTTGGCAAAGTGAGCATCTTTGACCGTACTCGTGAAGAACAGATCATAGAGCGCGCTCAAGAAGCGCAAATCGTGCTTACGAACAAAACCCCATTGACGGCGAAAACGTTGTCCAAGCTTCCAGCGCTGAAATATATTGGCGTTCTGGCTACCGGCTATAACATTGTGGATTTCAAGGCGGCCAAAGAATTGGGCATTACCGTAACCAATGTGCCTGGATACTCAACCGGGTCGGTGGCGCAGTTGGTATTCGCTTTGCTGCTTGAGCTCTGCAATCAAGTTCAGCTTCACAGCGATTCAGTAAGACAAGGGGAATGGACGCAGTGCATTGATTTCTGTTATACGAAGTCTCCGCTAATTGAATTGCAAGGAAAGACGCTGGGGATCATCGGGTTCGGTCAAACCGGCAAACAGGTTGCCGCGATCGCGAGAGCATTCGGGATGAACGTTATAGCCGCCACAAGGTCGAACAAAGTTTCGCCCGGGTATGAGTATATCAAATTGACCGGTATGTCTGAACTGTTTGAGCAAAGCGATGCAATCAGCTTGCACTGCCCGCAGACCGCGGAAACGCAAGGGCTCATAAACAGCGGTAACTTGGAGCGGATGAAACGTTCCGCTTTCCTGATCAATACCGCCAGAGGCGGTCTTGTCGTCGAGCAGGACCTTGCAGACGCCTTAAATAACGGCCATATTGCCGGAGCGGGTGTCGATGTGCTCTCAACGGAGCCTCCACAATCGGATAACCCTTTATTGACCGCGAGCAATTGTATCATTACGCCTCATATCGCTTGGGCAACCAAAGAAGCGCGGGCAAGATTACTGAATATCGCGATTCAAAATATCGCGGGGTATTTGGAAAATAAACCGGTGAACGTTATCCAATAG